Proteins encoded by one window of Bubalus bubalis isolate 160015118507 breed Murrah chromosome 4, NDDB_SH_1, whole genome shotgun sequence:
- the LOC102414554 gene encoding 25-hydroxyvitamin D-1 alpha hydroxylase, mitochondrial: protein MTQTLKFASRVFHRVRCPELGASVGSRGSDSAPRVLADIPGPSTPGFLAELFCKGGLSRLHELQVQGAARFGPVWLASFGTVRTVYLAAPTLVEQLLRQEGPRPERCSFSPWTEHRRRRQRACGLLTAEGEEWQRLRSLLAPLLLRPQAAARYSGTLHGVVRDLVRRLRRQRGLGAGPPSLVRDVAGEFYKFGLEGIAAVLLGSRLGCLEAEVPPDTETFIRAVGSVFVSTLLTMAMPSWLHRVVPGPWDRLCRDWDQMFAFAQQHVEQREAEVAMRNQSEKFEEDMGPGAHLTYFLLQKELPAASILGNVTELLLAGVDTVSNTLSWALYELSRHPEIQTALHAEITAALGPGSSTQPSATALSQLPLLKAVVKEVLRLYPVVPGNSRVPDRDICVGEYIIPKNTLVTLCHYATSRDPAQFPEPNSFRPARWLGEGPAPHPFASLPFGFGKRSCMGRRLAELELQMALAQILIHFEVQPEPGSAPVRPMTRTVLVPERSINLQFVDR, encoded by the exons ATGACCCAGACCCTCAAATTCGCATCCAGAGTGTTCCATCGCGTCCGCTGTCCTGAGCTGGGCGCCTCAGTGGGCTCCAGAGGCTCCGACTCAGCGCCCCGGGTTTTGGCGGACATCCCAGGCCCCTCCACGCCCGGCTTCCTTGCGGAGCTTTTCTGCAAAGGGGGGCTGTCACGGCTACACGAGCTGCAG GTACAGGGCGCCGCGCGCTTCGGGCCGGTGTGGTTGGCCAGCTTCGGGACGGTGCGCACAGTGTACCTGGCGGCCCCTACGCTCGTCGAGCAGCTGCTACGACAGGAGGGACCCCGGCCCGAACGCTGCAGCTTCTCACCCTGGACGGAGCACCGTCGCCGCCGCCAGCGGGCTTGCGGACTGCTCACCGC GGAAGGGGAAGAATGGCAGAGGCTTCGCAGCCTCCTGGCCCCGCTGCTCCTCCGGCCTCAAGCGGCCGCCCGCTATTCCGGGACCCTACACGGCGTGGTGCGTGACCTTGTGAGGCGACTGCGGCGCCAGCGAGGACTGGGCGCTGGGCCGCCCTCCCTGGTTCGAGATGTGGCAGGAGAGTTTTACAAGTTTGGACTGGAAG GCATTGCTGCGGTGCTGCTGGGCTCCCGCCTCGGCTGCCTGGAGGCAGAGGTGCCCCCAGACACAGAGACCTTCATCCGCGCGGTCGGCTCGGTGTTCGTGTCCACGCTCTTGACCATGGCGATGCCCAGCTGGCTGCACCGCGTCGTGCCCGGACCCTGGGACCGCCTCTGCCGAGACTGGGACCAGATGTTTGCATTCG CCCAGCAGCATGTAGAGCAGCGAGAGGCTGAGGTAGCCATGAGGAACCAGTCTGAGAAGTTTGAGGAGGACATGGGACCTGGGGCACACCTGACCTACTTCTTGCTCCAGAAAGAGTTGCCTGCCGCGTCCATCCTGGGGAATGTGACGGAGCTGCTTCTTGCTGGGGTGGACACG GTGTCCAACACTCTCTCCTGGGCTCTATATGAACTCTCCCGGCACCCCGAAATCCAGACAGCACTCCATGCTGAGATCACAGCTGCCTTGGGCCCCGGCTCCAGTACCCAACCCTCGGCCACTGCTCTGTCCCAGCTGCCCCTGCTGAAGGCCGTGGTCAAGGAAGTGCTAAG ACTGTACCCTGTGGTACCTGGAAATTCCCGTGTCCCAGACAGAGACATTTGTGTGGGTGAATATATCATCCCCAAAAAT ACGCTGGTCACTCTGTGTCACTATGCCACTTCAAGGGACCCTGCCCAGTTCCCAGAACCAAATTCTTTTCGTCCAGCTCGCTGGCTAGGGGAAGGTCCAGCTCCCCACCCATTTGCATCTCTCCCCTTCGGCTTTGGCAAGCGCAGCTGCATGGGGAGACGCCTGGCAGAGCTTGAGCTACAAATGGCCTTGGCCCAG ATCTTGATCCACTTTGAGGTACAACCTGAGCCAGGTTCTGCCCCTGTCAGACCAATGACCCGGACTGTCCTGGTACCTGAGAGAAGCATCAACCTACAGTTTGTGGACAGATAA
- the METTL1 gene encoding tRNA (guanine-N(7)-)-methyltransferase isoform X1 — protein MAGTETGDAAGAEAPQPQKRYYRQRAHSNPMADHTLRYPVKPEDMDWSELYPEFFAPLPQNQSHDDPKDKKEKRAQAQVEFADIGCGYGGLLVELSPLFPDTLILGLEIRVKVSDYVQDRIRALRAAPGGGFQNIACLRSNAMKHLPNFFHKGQLTKMFFLFPDPHFKRTKHKWRIISPTLLAEYAYVLRVGGLVYTITDVLELHEWMCTHFEGHPLFERVPLEELSEDPIVGHLGTSTEEGKKVLRNGGKNFPAIFRRIQDPTLPAVTPTPTPPGH, from the exons ATGGCGGGAACCGAGACTGGGGACGCGGCAGGAGCCGAGGCCCCACAGCCTCAGAAGCGCTACTATCGGCAGCGGGCTCACTCCAACCCCATGGCGGATCATACGCTGCGCTA CCCTGTGAAACCAGAGGACATGGACTGGTCTGAGCTATACCCAGAGTTCTTCGCTCCACTGCCTCAAAATCAGAGCCATGACGACCCAaaggataagaaagaaaagagagctcAGGCTCAAGTGGAGTTTGCAGACATAGGCTGTGGCTATGGCGGCCTGTTAG TGGAACTGTCACCGCTGTTCCCAGACACGCTGATTCTGGGTCTGGAGATCCGGGTGAAAGTCTCAGACTATGTACAAGACCGGATCCGGGCCCTGCGAGCCGCTCCTGGAGGTGGTTTCCAGAACATCGCCTGTCTCCGCAGCAATGCCATGAAGCACCTTCCTAACTTCTTCCACAAGGGCCAG CTGACAAAGATGTTCTTCCTCTTCCCTGACCCACATTTCAAGCGGACGAAGCACAAGTGGCGAATCATCAGTCCCACACTGCTGGCAGAATATGCCTACGTGCTGAGAGTTGGG GGGCTGGTGTACACCATAACCGATGTGCTGGAGCTGCATGAGTGGATGTGCACCCACTTTGAAGGGCACCCCTTGTTTGAGCGTGTGCCTCTGGAGGAGCTG AGTGAAGACCCTATTGTGGGACATCTGGGCACCTCAACCGAGGAGGGAAAGAAAGTTCTACGCAATGGAGGAAAGAACTTCCCAGCCATCTTCCGAAGAATACAGGATCCCACCCTCCCGGCAGTGACTCCCACTCCTACCCCTCCTGGTCACTGA
- the METTL1 gene encoding tRNA (guanine-N(7)-)-methyltransferase isoform X2: MAGTETGDAAGAEAPQPQKRYYRQRAHSNPMADHTLRYPVKPEDMDWSELYPEFFAPLPQNQSHDDPKDKKEKRAQAQVEFADIGCGYGGLLVELSPLFPDTLILGLEIRVKVSDYVQDRIRALRAAPGGGFQNIACLRSNAMKHLPNFFHKGQRTKHKWRIISPTLLAEYAYVLRVGGLVYTITDVLELHEWMCTHFEGHPLFERVPLEELSEDPIVGHLGTSTEEGKKVLRNGGKNFPAIFRRIQDPTLPAVTPTPTPPGH, translated from the exons ATGGCGGGAACCGAGACTGGGGACGCGGCAGGAGCCGAGGCCCCACAGCCTCAGAAGCGCTACTATCGGCAGCGGGCTCACTCCAACCCCATGGCGGATCATACGCTGCGCTA CCCTGTGAAACCAGAGGACATGGACTGGTCTGAGCTATACCCAGAGTTCTTCGCTCCACTGCCTCAAAATCAGAGCCATGACGACCCAaaggataagaaagaaaagagagctcAGGCTCAAGTGGAGTTTGCAGACATAGGCTGTGGCTATGGCGGCCTGTTAG TGGAACTGTCACCGCTGTTCCCAGACACGCTGATTCTGGGTCTGGAGATCCGGGTGAAAGTCTCAGACTATGTACAAGACCGGATCCGGGCCCTGCGAGCCGCTCCTGGAGGTGGTTTCCAGAACATCGCCTGTCTCCGCAGCAATGCCATGAAGCACCTTCCTAACTTCTTCCACAAGGGCCAG CGGACGAAGCACAAGTGGCGAATCATCAGTCCCACACTGCTGGCAGAATATGCCTACGTGCTGAGAGTTGGG GGGCTGGTGTACACCATAACCGATGTGCTGGAGCTGCATGAGTGGATGTGCACCCACTTTGAAGGGCACCCCTTGTTTGAGCGTGTGCCTCTGGAGGAGCTG AGTGAAGACCCTATTGTGGGACATCTGGGCACCTCAACCGAGGAGGGAAAGAAAGTTCTACGCAATGGAGGAAAGAACTTCCCAGCCATCTTCCGAAGAATACAGGATCCCACCCTCCCGGCAGTGACTCCCACTCCTACCCCTCCTGGTCACTGA
- the EEF1AKMT3 gene encoding EEF1A lysine methyltransferase 3, which yields MADSRPDPESEPDSVFPREVGLFADCYSEKSRFCFCGHVLNITENFGSRLGVAARVWDAALSLCNYFESQNMDFRGKKVIELGAGTGIVGILAALQGGDVTITDLPLVLEQIQGNVQANVPPGGRAQVRALSWGIDQHVFPGDYDLVLGADIVYLEPTFPLLLGTLRHLCGPHGTIYLASKMREEHGTESFFQHLLPQHFQLELAQRDEDENVNIYRARHRGPRPA from the exons ATGGCAGATTCCCGCCCAGATCCTGAGTCAGAGCCCGATTCGGTGTTCCCACGTGAGGTCGGGCTCTTCGCCGACTGCTACTCGGAGAAGAGCAGGTTCTGCTTCTGTGGGCACGTGCTGAATATCACGGAGAACTTCGGGTCCCGCCTCGGGGTGGCAGCGCGCGTGTGGGATGCG GCTCTAAGCCTGTGCAACTATTTCGAGAGTCAAAATatggatttccgaggcaagaaagTGATCGAACTGGGCGCGGGGACTGGTATCGTGGGAATCTTGGCAGCGCTGCAGG gGGGGGATGTTACCATCACTGACCTACCCCTGGTCCTAGAACAGATCCAGGGCAACGTCCAGGCCAATGTGCCCCCTGGAGGCCGGGCCCAGGTCCGCGCCTTGTCCTGGGGGATTGACCAGCATGTCTTCCCTGGAGACTATGACCTGGTGCTGGGGGCTGATATCGTGTACCTGGAGCCCACCTTCCCACTGCTGCTGGGGACCCTCCGACATCTGTGCGGGCCCCATGGCACCATCTATCTGGCCTCCAAGATGAGAGAGGAGCACGGGACAGAGAGCTTCTTTCAGCATCTCCTGCCCCAGCATTTCCAACTGGAGCTGGCCCAGCGGGATGAGGATGAAAATGTCAACATCTATAGGGCCAGGCACAGGGGACCAAGACCTGCTTGA
- the TSFM gene encoding elongation factor Ts, mitochondrial, with product MSLLRSLRLCLVARTGSCPLSALGPGPLLPSLQAGLPLLQSPQQWHTFHSGSWLSSASSKELLMKLRRKTGYSFVNCKKALETCGGDLKQAESWLHKQAQKEGWSKAARLHGRKTKEGLIGLLQEGDTTVLVEVNCETDFVSRNLKFQQLVQQVALGTLLHCQNLKDQLSTYSKGFLNSSELSELPAGPEREGSLKDQLALAIGKLGENMILKRAAWVKVPAGFYVGSYVHGAMHSPSLHNLVLGKYGALVICETSELKANLEDLGRRLGQHVVGMAPLSVGSLDDEPGGEAETKMLSQPYLLDPSITLGQYVQPHGVSIVDFVRFECGEGEDAADAE from the exons ATGTCGCTGCTGCGGTCATTGCGTCTCTGCCTGGTCGCGCGGACCGGGAGCTGCCCGCTGAGCGCTCTTGGCCCTGGGCCCTTGCTGCCTTCCTTGCAG GCCGGGCTCCCTCTGCTTCAGTCGCCCCAGCAGTGGCATACTTTTCACTCTGGGTCCTGGCTGTCCTCGGCTTCCAGCAAGGAGCTTCTCATGAAGCTGCGGAGGAAAACGGGCTACTCCTTTGTAAACTGCAAGAAAGCCCTGGAGACTTGTGGCGGGGATCTCAAACAG gCAGAGAGCTGGCTCCATAAGCAGGCCCAGAAGGAGGGCTGGAGTAAAGCTGCTAGGCTGCATGGGAGGAAGACCAAAGAAGGTCTGATTGGGCTGCTGCAGGAAGGAGACACGACTGTGTTAGTAGAG GTGAACTGTGAGACAGATTTTGTTTCCaggaatttaaaatttcaacagTTGGTCCAGCAAGTAGCCCTGGGAACCCTGTTGCATTGTCAGAACTTAAAGGATCAACTCTCCACATACAGTAAA GGCTTCTTGAATTCCTCTGAGCTCTCTGAACTTCCAGCAGGACCTGAGAGAGAGGGTTCTCTCAAGGATCAGCTGGCTTTAGCAATTG GGAAACTGGGAGAAAACATGATTCTGAAACGGGCTGCATGGGTGAAGGTGCCAGCTGGTTTCTATGTtggctcttatgtccatggggCAATGCACAGCCCCTCACTCCACAACCTGGTGCTGGGGAAGTATGGGGCTCTGGTCATCTGCGAGACGTCAGAGCTGAAGGCAAACCTCGAAGACCTTGGCCGCCGCCTTGGGCAGCACGTGGTGGGCATGGCTCCCCTCTCTGTTGGCTCCCTGGACGACGAGCCCGGGGGAGAGGCGGAAACCAAGATGCTGTCCCAGCCATACTTGCTGGACCCTTCCATCACACTGGGACAGTACGTGCAGCCGCATGGGGTGTCCATCGTAGACTTTGTGCGGTTTGAGTGTGGAGAAGGTGAAGACGCAGCAGATGCCGAATAG